In one window of Tripterygium wilfordii isolate XIE 37 chromosome 1, ASM1340144v1, whole genome shotgun sequence DNA:
- the LOC120008011 gene encoding abscisic acid receptor PYL4-like — protein sequence MPSSLQLQRNHRHTHHHHHHHHKQQPLNVWHVLLIEEDMVVPDHVERLHTRAVGPNQCCSSVVQTIEAPVSTVWSVVRRFDNPQAYKHFLKSCHVILGDGKAVGTLREVRVVSGLPAASSTERLEILDDERHVLSFSVVGGEHRLRNYWSVTTLHGSTTGSGTVVIESYVVDVPHGNTKEETCVFVDTIVKSNLQSLAQIAENMAKTSSKDCI from the coding sequence ATGCCTTCTTCACTGCAGCTTCAGAGAAACCACCGCCacacccaccaccaccaccaccaccaccacaaacaACAACCCCTCAACGTGTGGCACGTTCTCTTGATAGAAGAAGATATGGTCGTGCCAGACCACGTGGAGCGACTCCACACGCGCGCCGTGGGCCCCAACCAGTGCTGCTCCTCGGTGGTGCAGACCATCGAGGCACCCGTGTCCACGGTCTGGTCGGTGGTCCGCAGATTCGACAACCCACAAGCCTACAAGCATTTCCTCAAGAGCTGCCACGTCATCCTCGGGGACGGCAAAGCTGTTGGGACACTCCGCGAGGTGCGCGTGGTGTCGGGGCTCCCCGCGGCTTCGAGCACGGAGCGGTTAGAGATCCTGGATGACGAGCGACACGTGTTGAGCTTCAGCGTTGTCGGCGGGGAGCACAGGCTCCGTAACTACTGGTCCGTCACGACCTTGCATGGCTCGACCACCGGTTCGGGGACGGTGGTGATCGAGTCTTACGTTGTGGATGTTCCACATGGAAACACCAAGGAGGAGACGTGCGTTTTTGTGGATACAATTGTGAAGAGCAATTTACAATCTTtggctcaaattgcagaaaacatgGCAAAAACTAGTTCAAAAGATTGTATATAA
- the LOC120002105 gene encoding RNA-binding protein pno1 — translation MMQSNGAPASMEVEAVTSEAKPENGSLPPKPMFEPLKAHEMSDGRVQFRKVSVPPHRYTPLKKVWMEIYTPIYEQMKIDVRMNLKARKVELKTRLDTPDISNLQKCADFVHAFMLGFDVIDAIALLRLDELYVESFEIKDVKTLRGEHLSRAIGRLSGKGGKTKFAIENATKTRIVIADTKIHILGSFANIKIARDSLCSLILGSPAGKVYSKLRAVTARLAERF, via the coding sequence ATGATGCAGTCCAACGGAGCCCCTGCATCTATGGAAGTCGAAGCAGTTACATCTGAAGCCAAACCTGAAAATGGATCTCTTCCGCCAAAGCCCATGTTTGAGCCTTTGAAGGCTCATGAGATGTCTGATGGTCGAGTTCAATTTCGGAAGGTATCTGTTCCACCGCATCGGTATACACCTCTGAAGAAAGTCTGGATGGAAATTTATACTCCAATATATGAGCAGATGAAGATTGATGTCCGTATGAATCTCAAGGCTCGAAAAGTTGAGCTGAAAACTAGGCTGGACACACCTGACATCAGTAACCTTCAGAAGTGTGCAGATTTTGTTCATGCTTTCATGCTGGGATTTGATGTTATAGATGCCATTGCCCTTCTGCGTTTGGATGAGCTGTATGTTGAATCCTTTGAGATAAAGGATGTTAAAACACTTAGAGGTGAGCATCTATCCCGTGCTATAGGAAGATTGTCTGGAAAAGGTGGTAAAACAAAATTTGCGATTGAGAACGCGACAAAGACTAGGATTGTGATTGCAGACACCAAGATTCATATATTGGGTTCTTTTGCGAACATAAAAATTGCAAGGGATTCCCTTTGCAGCCTGATTTTGGGTTCCCCTGCTGGAAAGGTGTACTCAAAGCTCAGGGCAGTCACTGCTAGACTAGCAGAAAGATTTTGA
- the LOC119997479 gene encoding 30S ribosomal protein S16-2, chloroplastic/mitochondrial-like, protein MVVRIRLSRFGCKNKPFYRVMAADSRSPRDGKHLEVLGYYNPLPGQDGGKRMGLNFERVKYWLSVGAQASDPVQRILFRAGVLPPPPMVAMGRKGGPRDTRPVDPLTGRVLSTENSAAADRPKGAEN, encoded by the exons ATGGTAGTAAGGATCCGATTGTCGAGATTTGGCTGCAAAAACAAGCCATTTTATCGGGTTATGGCCGCTGATAGTAGGTCTCCCCGGGATGGCAAACACCTTGAAGTCTTGGGTTACTACAATCCCCTGCCAG GTCAAGATGGTGGCAAACGCATGGGCCTCAACTTTGAGAGAGTGAA GTATTGGTTATCAGTTGGTGCACAGGCTTCAGATCCTGTCCAGCGCATTCTTTTCAGAGCTGGAGTTCTACCTCCACCACCTATGGTTGCAATGGGACGAAAAGGTGGACCACGTGACACGCGTCCTGTTGATCCCCTAACTGGACGTGTCTTAAGTACTGAAAACTCAGCAGCTGCAGACCGACCTAAAGGTGCTGAAAACTGA
- the LOC119998071 gene encoding SNF2 domain-containing protein CLASSY 2-like, whose product MKRRRLYEPKHPFNAYPFEALSCGSWKAVEIIQIKDAAMNLHFMDGQHVIEEKGPIANLRVRSRQAIVSDCTCFLRPGVDVCVLSPPRKTENSERGKLEPVKKESLDPVWTDAKISTIERMPHVSHCSCRFFVHFYTNQGPLGSERGTLTKDTEEVGINQISIFQKLEQNACEDEFYRWSSSEDCSMVQRTKLLLGKFLSDLTWLLAVSALKNVTFEVRSKQNKIVYQIVGIEDECCSPNSDNHLHTMNFKVENDVLTPIMFKYVPLSAITASPASDMLEAGPLTYFDVHSLRRSKRRQVQPDRFLGCDVPSELEIGIVRTLPYKTGKYIEEEELVFSSPRMFSINSSISPEPAQHGLKVHSPVLNPCKDLIVYQRRNKSTKVTSGSANEGEHHIPLAIVPAPNEIHLLALKIDHLETKIPENDTRQVDEIPLKKSNTKGAPVVQRKNNVSKLKNKRSKSRLEENASQSNPQSRKYSSVQSRGDDNSELEDMVSESKWKGKASQSNFQSRRYSSVQSKRDDYSEPFAFRRNTLSDGAYNKIINSYMKNIDSSKTEEPRKLDECKEITGNCSEQRKEMDSPEEEEEEVSETEMLWKEMEMAMASAYVLEDNEVSSVARSTKSAEEAPEGCRHYYILDEEVGILCRLCGTVKTEIKYVTPPFLENAGCTARPFNEEAAEHMQVEDEDLDFVCNDGSPDTISPENKDNVWALIPELGKKLRSHQKKAFEFLWENIAGSLMPAQMEQASKKPASKKKIGGCVISHSPGAGKTFLIIAFLVSYLKLFPGAKPLVLAPKTTLYTWYKEFIKWEIPIPVHLIHGRRTYRVFKSKKVTIRGGPKPSLDVMHVIDCLDKIQKWHEQPSVLVMGYTSFLSLMRENSKFAHRRYMAKVLRESPGLLVLDEGHNPRSTKSRLRKALMKVETDLRVLLSGTLFQNNFCEYFNTLCLARPKFVNEVLKRDPKYKRRKKGSKKAFHLLESRARKFFIDNIGKKIDSSGGDDRIEGINMLRNLTSGFIDVHENANSENLPGLQLYTLLMNSTEIQQGVVSKLQTIMDSFKGYPLELELLITLASIHPSLVRTSNCAKKFFTPEELVKLEELKLDFRKGSKVMFVLNLVYRVIQKEKVLIFCHNIAPINLFVGLFERIFQWQKGREVLVLTGDLELFDRGQVMDRFEVAGGPSRVLLASITACCEGISLTAASRVIMLDSEWNPSKTKQAIARAFRPGQQKMVFVYQLLATGSLEEDKYRRTTWKEWVSSMIFSEEFVEDPSKWQAEKIEDDVLREMVEEDRAKSFNMIMKNEKASTSGSATRIVQ is encoded by the exons ATGAAGAGAAGGCGTTTATATGAGCCCAAACATCCATTTAATGCTTATC CCTTTGAGGCACTTAGCTGTGGCTCATGGAAAGCCGTGGAAATCATACAAATCAAGGATGCAGCTATGAACCTTCACTTCATGGATGGTCAGCATGTGATTGAGGAGAAAGGTCCAATTGCAAACCTCCGTGTAAGGTCGAGGCAAGCTATAGTATCCGACTGCACCTGCTTTTTGAGACCTGGGGTTGATGTTTGTGTGCTTTCGCCCCCTCGTAAAACAGAAAATTCAGAGAGAGGAAAATTAGAACCTGTAAAGAAAGAAAGTTTAGACCCT GTGTGGACTGATGCTAAAATAAGTACCATAGAGAGGATGCCGCATGTATCTCACTGCTCTTGCCGGTTCTTTGTTCATTTCTATACTAATCAAGGTCCTCTAGGTTCGGAGAGGGGAACACTTACTAAGGACACTGAAGAAGTTGGCATCAATCAAATTTCTATCTTTCAAAAGCTTGAACAAAATGCCTGTGAAGATGAGTTTTACCGTTGGAGTTCATCAGAGGATTGCTCTATGgttcaaagaacaaaattgCTGTTGGGGAAATTCTTATCTGATCTAACATGGCTGCTTGCTGTATCTGCTTTGAAGAATGTCACCTTTGAGGTAAGATCAAAGCAAAATAAGATTGTCTATCAAATCGTGGGCATCGAAGATGAATGTTGTTCACCAAACTCTGATAATCACCTTCATACTATGAATTTCAAAGTAGAGAATGATGTTTTAACACCTATCATGTTTAAATATGTTCCCCTTAGTGCCATTACGGCAAGTCCTGCTAGTGATATGCTTGAAGCTGGACCGTTGACATACTTTGATGTTCATAGCTTGAGGCGCTCTAAACGTCGACAAGTACAGCCTGATCGTTTCCTTGGCTGTGATGTTCCTTCAGAGTTGGAAATTGGCATTGTTCGAACACTGCCATACAAGACTGGGAAATATATAGAAGAGGAAGAATTGGTTTTTTCCTCACCACGCATGTTCAGTATAAATTCAAGTATTTCACCGGAGCCCGCTCAGCATGGACTGAAGGTCCATTCTCCTGTGTTAAATCCCTGTAAGGATCTAATAGTGTACCAACGCAGGAACAAATCGACAAAAGTGACATCAGGTTCTGCTAATGAAGGAGAACATCACATTCCACTTGCAATTGTTCCTGCTCCTAATGAAATTCATCTACTAGCCCTCAAAATTGATCATCTTGAGACCAAGATCCCTGAAAATGATACAAGACAGGTTGatgaaattccattgaagaaATCTAATACAAAGGGTGCCCCTGTTGTGCAGAGGAAGAataatgtttcaaaattgaaaaacaagagGTCTAAGAGTAGATTGGAAGAAAATGCTTCTCAGTCAAATCCTCAAAGTAGAAAATATTCTTCGGTGCAGTCAAGAGGGGACGATAATTCAGAATTGGAAGATATGGTGTCTGAAAGTAAATGGAAGGGAAAAGCTTCTCAGTCGAATTTTCAGAGTAGAAGATATTCCTCTGTGCAGTCAAAAAGAGATGATTACTCAGAACCATTTGCTTTTAGGAGAAACACTTTAAGCGATGGCGCttacaataaaataattaattcataCATGAAGAATATTGATTCCTCAAAAACAGAAGAGCCTCGTAAACTTGATGAGTGCAAAGAGATAACAGGAAACTGCTCAGAACAGAGGAAGGAAATGGACTctcctgaagaagaagaagaggaagtctCAGAAACAGAAATGTTATGGAAAGAAATGGAAATGGCCATGGCATCAGCTTATGTTCTCGAGGACAATGAG GTTTCAAGTGTTGCAAGGTCCACCAAGTCTGCAGAAGAAGCACCTGAAGGTTGCCGGCACTATTACATATTGGATGAAGAAGTTGGAATACTTTGCCGGTTATGTGGTACCGTGAAGACTGAAATAAAATATGTTACCCCGCCTTTT CTGGAAAATGCAGGCTGTACCGCTAGGCCATTCAATGAAGAAGCCGCAGAGCATATGCAAGTTGAGGATGAAGACTTGGATTTTGTCTGCAATGATGGTTCGCCTGATACGATTTCACCAGAGAATAAGGATAATGTCTGGGCTTTAATCCCCGAGCTTGGAAAGAAGTTACGCTCACATcagaaaaaagcttttgaatttCTGTGGGAAAACATTGCCGGTTCTTTGATGCCTGCACAAATGGAACAAGCATCCAAGAAACCTGCATCCAAGAAGAAGATAGGTGGTTGTGTTATATCTCATTCTCCTGGAGCCGGAAAAACTTTTCTGATCATTGCATTCCTCGTCAGCTACTTGAAGTTATTCCCGGGTGCAAAGCCTTTAGTCCTTGCCCCAAAGACAACTCTCTATACCTGGTACAAGGAATTTATCAAGTGGGAAATTCCTATACCAGTTCATCTAATCCATGGCCGTAGAACCTACAGAGTCTTTAAGAGTAAAAAAGTAACAATTCGAGGAGGTCCGAAGCCCAGTCTAGATGTTATGCATGTTATAGATTGCCTTGATAAAATACAAAAGTGGCATGAACAACCCAGTGTCCTTGTCATGGGCTATACTTCTTTCCTATCATTAATGCGAGAAAATTCTAAATTTGCGCACAGAAGATATATGGCCAAAGTGCTGAGAGAAAGTCCTGGCCTCTTGGTGCTGGATGAAGGTCACAACCCCAGGAGTACAAAATCAAGATTGAGGAAGGCTTTGATGAAGGTCGAAACTGACCTGAGAGTGTTGCTTTCAGGTACattatttcaaaacaatttCTGTGAATATTTCAACACACTTTGCTTGGCAAGACCCAAGTTTGTCAATGAAGTGTTGAAACGTGACCCGAAAtacaagaggaggaagaagggtTCAAAAAAGGCATTCCATTTGTTAGAATCAAGGGCAAGGAAGTTCTTCATAGACAACATTGGGAAGAAAATTGATTCAAGTGGAGGTGATGATAGAATCGAGGGAATAAACATGCTAAGAAACCTGACTAGTGGATTTATTGATGTACACGAAAATGCCAATTCAGAAAATCTTCCCGGTTTACAACTTTACACCTTGCTGATGAATTCAACAGAAATACAGCAGGGAGTAGTGTCAAAACTTCAGACCATTATGGATTCATTCAAGGGTTATCCACTTGAATTGGAGCTTCTGATAACTCTTGCATCCATTCATCCTTCGTTGGTTAGAACTTCAAATTGTGCCAAGAAATTTTTTACCCCAGAAGAATTAGTTAAGCTTGAGGAGCTGAAGCTTGACTTCAGGAAAGGTTCTAAGGTGATGTTTGTTCTGAATCTTGTTTATCGTGTCATCCAGAAGGAGAAGGTTCTGATATTCTGCCACAACATTGCACCCATCAACTTATTTGTAGGATTGTTTGAGAGAATTTTTCAGTGGCAGAAGGGAAGAGAAGTTTTGGTCCTCACAGGGGATTTAGAGCTATTTGATAGAGGACAAGTGATGGATAGGTTTGAGGTAGCTGGAGGGCCGTCAAGGGTCCTGCTTGCTTCAATTACAGCTTGTTGTGAAGGCATTAGTTTGACAGCGGCTTCACGGGTGATTATGTTGGATTCAGAGTGGAATCCTTCCAAGACAAAGCAGGCTATTGCACGGGCTTTCCGGCCTGGTCAGCAAAAAATGGTTTTTGTATATCAGCTCTTGGCAACGGGTTCACTTGAAGAAGATAAGTACCGTAGAACAACCTGGAAGGAATGGGTATCAAGCATGATCTTTAGTGAGGAATTTGTTGAGGACCCTTCCAAATGGCAAgcagaaaaaattgaagatgaTGTTTTAAGGGAGATGGTGGAGGAGGACAGGGCTAAGTCTTTTAATATGATAATGAAAAACGAGAAAGCTTCAACCAGTGGATCAGCGACTAGGATCGTACAATAA